Within Aliivibrio fischeri, the genomic segment ACGTTCAGCAAAGGCGAGCAGAAGTTTTAATAATAACTCAATACGTTTTAAAGTATCTTTTTCATCTTCAAGAATGCGGTTAACACGCGAAAAAATAGATTCTTCAATAAACTCAATTAAGCCTTCAAACATTTTGGCTTTGCTTGGGAAATGGCGATATAACGCAGCTTCTGATACACCAACCTGTTTTGCTAATTTGGCTGTGGTAATGCGAGCTGCGCCTTCATTTGACTCTAGCATTTCAGCTAAAGCTTGTAGTATTTCATCGCGACGATTTGGTTTTCTTGGGGTCGCCATTACGGTTCCTTTGTCATTTTTTATTATTTTTTGTGGAGCTAGGTTGTTCGTTACTAGAGGCTATACGCTTCGCTAACTAGATCGCTTCGCTCCTATTGAAGAGCAGGTTTCAGGAAAAACGCATCGAGTTCAGTTCTAGCTTCTCCTAAAATCGAATGACTTACGATATCTGCCATTCACGCTTTTATAGTTTCTAGTTAGCGCAGCGTATAGTCTCTAGCTCTTCCTAAAGCCTCTGCGCGAAGCGTCCTGAATTCTGCTTCTACAGTTTCTCTACGATCTCAAGCATAATCGCTTTACCCAACTCCGACTTCGTCGTTAACGGTAGCGCTTTATCACCTTCTTTCCAATATAGGTGAAGCGCGTTGTTATCACTATTAAAGCCTTGTCCCTGAACTGATACATCGTTCGCACAGATCATATCTAAATTTTTGCGTTTTAATTTACCGCGAGCGTATTTTTCAACATCTTGAGTTTCAGCTGCAAAACCAACAGTAAATGGACGCTGACTCGTTAATGCTGCAACTGAAGCGACAATATCTGGATTCTTAACCATATGAAGAGTCATGCCATCTTCATCGTCGGTTTTCTTTAATTTTTGAGTTGCTACTTGGCTTAGTCTGAAATCAGCAACGGCAGCACATGCAATAAAGATAGAATGAGATTGTGCATTTTTCATTACCGCTTCATGCATTTGTTCTGCGCTTTCAATATCAATGCGTTTCACGTTTTCTGGTGTCGCAAGGTTAACAGGGCCACTGACTAAAGTGACCTTAGCTCCTAATTGAGCTGCGACTTCTGCAATAGAAAATCCCATTTTCCCTGAGCTATGATTAGAAATATAACGAACAGGATCAATCGCTTCACGAGTTGGACCAGCAGTAATTAGTAGAGATTGGCCTTTAAGTGGCTTTTCATCAACTTTTGCTTGTTCACAAGAATTAGCTTGGAAAAAATCTTCACATAAATGAACCAACTCCATTGGCTCAAGCATTCTTCCCATACCTACATCGCCACAAGCTTGTTGGCCCGCTGCTGGGCCCAAATGTGCATGCCACGACGAGCGAGTGTTGCTATATTTTCTTGGGTTGCAATGTTGCTATACATCTGTTGGTTCATCGCAGGAGAAACCGCGACAGGAGAATCCGTAGCAAGAACTAAAGTAGACAATAAATCGTTACCCATGCCAGCAGCCATTCGAGCGATTAGATCAGCTGTTGCAGGAGCAAGTAAAACAATGTCAGCCCACTTTGCTAACTCAATGTGCCCCATTGATGCTTCAGCAGCAGGATCAAGTAAACTATCAGCAACTGGGTGGCCAGAAACCGCCTGCATCGTTAATGGGGTAATGAACTCTTTTGCTGCTTTTGTCATTACTACACGAACTTCAGCGCCGCGTTCAATCAATCGACGAGTCAGTTCTGCACATTTATAAGCCGCAATGCCGCCGCTAATACCAAGAAGAATTCGTTTCCCTGCAAGAGATGCCATGACACTAATTACCCTGTTAAGTGGTTCACCATAAAGTAGCGCTAACCATATCATAATTTTTTTTCAGAGTGATGCACTTCCAATCTCTTCCATCAAGTAAATGACCAAAAACATAATTGCAATCAAGGTTTGAAGCTTGCCGAAG encodes:
- the slmA gene encoding nucleoid occlusion factor SlmA, whose protein sequence is MATPRKPNRRDEILQALAEMLESNEGAARITTAKLAKQVGVSEAALYRHFPSKAKMFEGLIEFIEESIFSRVNRILEDEKDTLKRIELLLKLLLAFAERNPGLTRIMTGHALMFENERLRSRINQIFERIELQFKQILRERKLREGKAFPIDESILAAQLVGQVEGSFCRFVRSDFKYQPTENFNEYWALLSAQIQ